From a single Oncorhynchus gorbuscha isolate QuinsamMale2020 ecotype Even-year unplaced genomic scaffold, OgorEven_v1.0 Un_scaffold_4042, whole genome shotgun sequence genomic region:
- the LOC124028329 gene encoding uncharacterized protein LOC124028329, with translation MNTGAIYRPGNQGTMEDLDTQEGLQVTQSTILYLIQEASKLATPTPVHNRSIDSKPKTLPVSNERSKKNQVSDHRPSPPQHNSSLMGLHNQPKDDLEQCKRYTNSVLPSRHSSSSPWELMSLINMQCERLLQSDDQEGTSARAQLVPIDSDDHPPEGVGYSRNTVPVCPTLVSTRGDSPHPHVVSRGEMGELGGGGYCSPTSPGTSSQTSPDVNGSNKTKPGVGASDSEVVTNKETGATFCLNGDGLSVSEESRKVPCALVQDDNTVKEVRPEAKDGLSVKHPSVSYINLFGQTLVHKVATIKDAASLSPPSVDTMTCLHPGPEELNLNMTLDFNSNICFTFDPKEDMPPAPNSSYNTMLLILNSEAGSVNVNEKSVQDGSIAGVKAELNESSMEEDTDTVQDTSIITDSPLDLTQRCKDLEDDMDTIPTAPQSPSQSIPMWRSTKAPRKQLRPSRSVDVGDPDFQGVTFRMQTELDDSREQCRLLITSKKYSEELSSGPTRRSLRAGRSRSSQSSMRTSSSEESDPSSKNKICASCCTMKTPLWRDAEDGTPLCNACGIRYKKYKVRCLQCWHIPRKEGNSNSRCFKCGNLSRLATSHRKHSAL, from the exons ATGAACACAGGAGCCATTTACAGACCAGGCAACCAAGGGACCATGGAAGATCTGGACACCCAGGAGGGCCTGCAG GTGACCCAGTCCACTATCCTCTACCTCATCCAAGAAGCctccaagctagcaactcccacCCCTGTCCACAACCGCTCCATAGACTCAAAGCCTAAGACTTTACCCGTATCAAATGAAAGGTCTAAAAAGAATCAAGTGTCTGATCATAGACCTTCTCCTCCTCAGCACAATTCCTCTCTCATGGGCCTTCATAACCAGCCAAAAGATGACTTAGAACAATGTAAGAGATATACAAACTCAGTCCTGCCCAGCCGTCATAGTAGCAGCAGTCCGTGGGAGTTGATGAGCCTGATCAACATGCAGTGTGAGAGACTCCTCCAGTCAGATGACCAAGAGGGAACCTCCGCTAGGGCTCAGTTGGTTCCTATAGACTCTGACGATCATCCACCTGAAGGTGTggggtacagtaggaacactgtCCCTGTCTGCCCCACTCTAGTCAGTACCAGAGGGGATTCTCCCCATCCGCATGTCGTGtccaggggagagatgggggagttgGGTGGCGGTGGTTATTGCTCACCCACAAGTCCAGGTACCAGTTCTCAGACATCACCGGATGTCAATGGTAGCAACAAAACTAAACCTGGTGTGGGAGCTTCAGACTCTGAGGTTGTAACGAACAAAGAAACAGGAGCCACGTTTTGTCTTAACGGTGATGGATTGTCTGTGAGTGAAGAAAGCAGAAAGGTCCCCTGTGCCTTAGTCCAAGACGACAACACAGTGAAGGAGGTCCGTCCTGAGGCAAAAGACGGGCTGTCAGTTAAACATCCGTCTGTGTCATATATAAACCTGTTTGGGCAAACGCTTGTCCACAAAGTAGCTACAATTAAGGATGCAGCAAGTCTGTCGCCTCCCTCCGTAGACACCATGACATGCTTACATCCAGGCCCAGAAGAGCTGAACCTTAACATGACCCTGGACTTCAACTCCAACATATGTTTTACCTTTGACCCCAAGGAAGACATGCCACCAGCCCCAAACTCCTCTTATAATACTATGTTGCTCATATTGAACAGTGAAGCAGGGTCTGTGAATGTGAACGAGAAGTCAGTACAAGATGGCAGTATTGCAGGCGTCAAAGCGGAGCTCAACGAAAGCTCCATGGAAgaggacacagacacagtacaagATACCAGTATTATTACAGACTCTCCGTTGGACCTCACCCAAAGGTGCAAGGACTTGGAGGACGACATGGACACTATCCCCACAgccccccagtctccctctcagtCTATCCCCATGTGGAGGTCCACCAAGGCCCCCAGGAAGCAGCTCCGTCCCAGCCGGAGTGTGGATGTTGGAGACCCAGACTTCCAGGGAGTGACGTTCCGGATGCAGACGGAGCTGGACGACAGCAGGGAGCAGTGTCGCCTTCTCATCACCTCCAAGAAGTACAG TGAAGAGCTCTCTAGTGGTCCGACCAGGAGGTCACTGAGAGCAGGCAGGTCCCGTTCATCCCAGAGTTCCATGAGGACCAGCAGCTCTGAAGAGAGCGACCCCTCCTCCA AGAATAAGATCTGTGCCTCTTGCTGCACCATGAAGACTCCTCTGTGGCGAGATGCTGAGGATGGTACCCCGCTGTGTAACGCCTGTGGAATAAG GTATAAGAAGTACAAGGTACGCTGTCTGCAGTGTTGGCACATCCCTAGGAAGGAGGGCAACTCCAACTCGCGCTGCTTCAAATGTGGAAACTTATCACGGCTGGCTACGTCCCACCGCAAGCACTCTGCCTTGTAG
- the LOC124028328 gene encoding ferredoxin-2, mitochondrial-like produces MAVSTGVRSSVGLTLRLSRVIPDCSTCPFNRLNSYLNGIASSSNVDRFRTLNRHLQTSKGLYQSEAGASAEDPQEEVVNVVYIDRSGQRIPVKAKVGDNAMYLAHRHNIELEGACEASLACSTCHVYVNRDHVDKLPEPDEREDDMLDMAPALQENSRLGCQIILTQELEGIELTLPKVTRNFYVDGHVPKPH; encoded by the exons ATGGCGGTCTCCACTGGAGTTCGGTCGAGCGTGGGGCTGACTTTGAGACTTTCTAGAGTTATACCAGATTGTAGCACATGTCCTTTCAACAGGTTGAATAGTTATTTGAATGGTATAGCTAGTTCGTCGAATGTTGATCGTTTTCGGACGTTGAACCGACACTTGCAGACATCCAAAG GTCTGTACCAAAGTGAGGCGGGTGCAAGTGCCGAAGACCCCCAAGAAGAGGT GGTGAATGTGGTGTACATAGATAGATCAGGACAGAGGATTCCAGTGAAGGCTAAAGTGGGAGACAATGCAATGTACCTGGCCCATAGGCACAACATTGAACTGGAAG GAGCGTGCGAGGCATCACTAGCTTGCTCAACGTGCCACGTGTATGTGAACAGGGACCATGTCGACAAGCTGCCAGAGCCTGACGAAAG AGAGGATGACATGCTGGACATGGCCCCAGCGCTACAGGAGAACTCCAGACTTGGCTGTCAGATCATCCTCACCCAGGAGCTGGAGGGCATCGAGCTTACCCTGCCTAAGGTCACCAGGAACTTCTACGTGGACGGTCATGTTCCCAAACCACACTGA